In Sphaerospermopsis torques-reginae ITEP-024, the genomic window CCATAACCCGACTGGGAATTAATTCCCAGTCTCATAGCAAAAGTCATCTAAAGATGACTAAAATAAATACAAAATTTTGCAATTATTTAGTTTACTTTAGTAAACTTTAGCTATTAGCCCGGAAATATGGCTAACGCCACGCTACGCTATCATTTCTGGGCGGGTGCGGAAGCCAAACAAATAAGCTATCTGTAGCTTAAATTGACACCAATGAGCAGTGTTAAACCCTTACAGTAATCAGAATTAATTTTTATAAATTACCTACAAAACCGAGCAACAATTACACCTAACTGCACACTAAAAACTCCCAAAATTGCACTACCAAACCAATAACCAGTTGCAGTTAATAAATTACCACCACGCATTAAAGCCAGAGATTCTAAACCATAAGTAGAAAAAGTTGTGTAAGCACCTAAAAAACCAGTAGCCACCATTAAACGTAATTCTGGAGAAATGATCGCTACCTTTTCCACTGCCAAAGTTGAAAAAAATCCCATTCCTAAACAACCGCTAACATTAATAAAAAACGTGCCATAGGGAAAACTTGTACCAAATCTGGATGCAAACCATAATGTTAAATAATAACGACTTAAAGCACCAGCGATCGCCCCAAAACTAATAGCTAACGCTTGACGCAAATTAGGATCTTGTAACATATTTAATTTAAATTTTTGATGAGTTAATTAGATGATAAATTATCTCCTATAGTGTTCCGATTTGATTTATGAATTTTTCGTAGAGGCTCTTAATAGGGAATAGGGAATAGGGTTTTAGAGGATTTGGGTGTACGGAGTTTTGTTCAATAATCAAATAGGAGTGCTATATCTTCCCCAAATTTACTGCCTACAATATAAAATAGTGTAATTTAAAATCATGAGTCTAGCAAAAAACAGCATTAAATCA contains:
- the crcB gene encoding fluoride efflux transporter CrcB; this encodes MLQDPNLRQALAISFGAIAGALSRYYLTLWFASRFGTSFPYGTFFINVSGCLGMGFFSTLAVEKVAIISPELRLMVATGFLGAYTTFSTYGLESLALMRGGNLLTATGYWFGSAILGVFSVQLGVIVARFCR